The Glycine soja cultivar W05 chromosome 8, ASM419377v2, whole genome shotgun sequence genome has a window encoding:
- the LOC114421363 gene encoding zinc finger protein 385B-like, with translation MSSLWFLKLSLKCLDHLAWPLLALGYPLCASVQAIETDSNKETRDLISYWILLSLIYLFEYAFSRILQWFQFWPYIKLMIIFCLVTPDFGRASYAYNNLIRTCISLNPQAIICRLNNWRKFFVKKDDFLLHVERYLNENGTEALEKLIASKNTNLLKNTTYKPDAEATNAIIATDNNETQQTNETKLQTQQKTIKDLEVIEKKEILAGKQDISVVPNLVPSQNASPAMVETKILVGKDTASGELPESSTHKEVQKEWTCALCHVTTSSEKTLIDHLHGRKHKATCESLKAQNQPVPHKVKSDQSKDDLKQKNVIYQINSKTKSGEKVGKEAMDHKVQKLQKKLYEPAGTSNSKFLCEVCNVYCPCEIALASHKNGKKHLAKIKTSI, from the exons ATGTCTTCTCTCTGGTTCCTTAAACTGTCCCTCAAATGCCTTGATCACCTCGCATG gcCTCTTCTTGCTTTGGGGTATCCTCT aTGTGCTTCCGTACAAGCAATTGAGACTGATTCCAATAAAGAAACTAGGGATTTGATCTCGTATTGGATACTTCTCTCGTTAATATACCTCTTTGAGTATGCATTTTCGAGGATTCTTCAATG GTTCCAGTTTTGGCCTTACATTAAGCTTATGATCATCTTCTGCCTTGTCACGCCAGACTTTGGACGAGCTTCTTATGCCTATAATAACCTTATCCGCACTTGCATCTCCTTAAATCCACAAGCAATCATATGTAGGTTAAATAACTGGAGGAAGTTTTTTGTCAAGAAAGATGACTTTTTACTGCATGTAGAGAGATATCTAAACGAGAATGGAACTGAAGCCTTAGAGAAACTCATTGCTAGCAAG AACACCAACCTATTGAAGAACACAACTTATAAACCTGATGCAGAAGCAACAAATGCAATTATAGCAACTGATAATAATGAAACGCAACAG ACAAATGAGACAAAACTCCAAACACAGCAAAAAACCATCAAAGATTTGGAGGTGattgagaaaaaagaaattcttgCAGGCAAGCAA GATATTTCTGTTGTGCCTAACCTTGTGCCAAGTCAGAATGCTTCACCAGCCATGGTGGAAACTAAAATATTAGTGGGGAAAGACACAGCTAGTGGAGAGCTTCCCGAGAGTTCTACACATAAGGAAGTGCAGAAAGAGTGGACATGCGCTTTATGTCATGTAACGACATCTAGCGAGAAAACCTTGATTGACCACCTTCATGGGAGGAAACACAAGGCAACTTGTGAATCTCTGAAAGCACAAAATCAACCTGTGCCACATAAGGTGAAAAGTGATCAGTCCAAAGATGATTTGAAGCAAAAGAACGTTATCTATCAGATAAATTCCAAGACCAAGAGTGGAGAGAAGGTAGGAAAAGAAGCCATGGACCATAAGGTGCAGAAACTGCAAAAGAAACTATATGAACCTGCTGGGACGAGTAATTCCAAATTTCTGTGTGAAGTCTGTAATGTCTATTGCCCTTGCGAGATTGCTTTGGCCTCACACAAAAATGGGAAGAAGCATTTGGCTAAAATTAAAACTTCAATCTGA
- the LOC114421362 gene encoding methylmalonate-semialdehyde dehydrogenase [acylating], mitochondrial-like isoform X2 — METRMLRLSIQRVRKLNFLRPQISALGRSHLSTAAEPSSSKSNPPRVPNLIGGSFVDSKASTVIDVINPATQEVVSQVPLSTHEEFKAAVSAAKEAFPSWRNTPITTRQRVMLKLQELIRRDMVVEHACGMATLQMGEYVSNVSHGIDTYSIREPLGVCAGICPFNFPAMIPLWMFPMAVTCGNTFVLKPSEKDPGASVMLAELALEAGLPEGVLNIVHGTHDIVNAICDDENIKAISFVGSNVAGMHIYSRAAAKGKRVQSNMGAKNHAIVMPDANVDATLNALVASGFGAAGQRCMALSTVVFVGGSKPWEDKLLERAKALKVNAGTEPDTDLGPVISKQAKERIHRLVQSGVESGARLLLDGRNIVVPGYESGNFIGPTILSDINANMECYKEEIFGPVLLFMEADSLEEAINIINSNKYGNGASIFTTSGVAARKFQTEIEAGQVGINVPIPVPLPFFSFTGNKASFAGDLNFYGKAGVNFYTQIKTITQQWKDSTGGSRINLAMPTSQK; from the exons AGGGTTCCAAATCTTATTGGGGGCAGTTTTGTTGACTCAAAAGCATCAACTGTCATTGATGTTATAAACCCG GCAACCCAAGAAGTTGTTTCACAAGTTCCTTTGTCTACGCATGAAGAGTTTAAGGCAGCTGTATCTGCAGCAAAGGAAGCATTTCCATCATGGCGTAACACTCCAATTACAACACGCCAACGTGTTATGTTGAAGCTTCAAGAGCTTATACGCAGAGATATG GTGGTGGAACATGCTTGTGGAATGGCTACTCTACAAATGGGGGAGTATGTTTCCAATGTATCACATGGAATTGATACTTACAGCATTAGAGAACCACTTGGTGTTTGCGCTGGTATTTGTCCTTTCAACTTTCCTGCAATGATTCCCTTGTGG ATGTTCCCTATGGCTGTTACCTGCGGTAATACCTTTGTTCTAAAACCATCAGAGAAAGACCCAG GTGCTTCTGTAATGCTTGCAGAATTGGCATTGGAGGCTGGTTTGCCTGAGGGTGTCTTAAATATAGTTCATGGAACCCAT GATATTGTGAATGCTATTTGTGATGATGAAAACATCAaagccatatcttttgttggttcaaatgtT GCTGGAATGCACATATATTCAAGAGCAGCAGCTAAAGGGAAACGTGTTCAG TCTAACATGGGAGCCAAAAATCATGCGATTGTCATGCCAGATGCAAATGTTGATGCTACTCTTAATGCTTTAGTTGCTTCTGGTTTTGGTGCTGCTGGACAAAGGTGTATGGCTCTCAGCACAGTTGTTTTTGTTGGTGGCTCAAAACCATG GGAGGATAAACTTTTAGAGCGTGCCAAAGCTCTAAAAGTAAATGCTGGAACTGAACCTGATACAGACCTTGGTCCGGTGATCAGCAAGCAG GCAAAGGAGAGAATACACAGATTAGTTCAATCTGGGGTTGAAAGTGGTGCCAGACTACTGCTTGATGGAAGAAATATAGTG GTCCCaggatatgaatctggcaatttTATTGGTCCAACCATCTTATCAGATATCAATGCCAACATGGAGTGCTACAAG GAGGAAATTTTTGGTCCAGTTCTTCTTTTCATGGAG GCTGATAGCTTGGAAGAAGCCATAAACATTATCAACAGTAACAA GTACGGAAACGGTGCTTCTATATTTACTACATCCGGTGTTGCTGCGAGGAAATTTCAGACTGAGATAGAGGCTGGACAG GTTGGCATCAATGTACCCATTCCAGTTCCTTTGCCCTTCTTCTCATTTACCGGCAACAAGGCATCGTTTGCCGGTGATCTCAACTTCTATG GCAAAGCAGGGGTTAACTTCTATACACAGATCAAGACAATAACACAGCAATGGAAGGATTCAACTGGTGGTAGCAGGATTAACTTGGCAATGCCAACCTCTCAAAAATAA
- the LOC114421362 gene encoding methylmalonate-semialdehyde dehydrogenase [acylating], mitochondrial-like isoform X1 → METRMLRLSIQRVRKLNFLRPQISALGRSHLSTAAEPSSSKSNPPRVPNLIGGSFVDSKASTVIDVINPATQEVVSQVPLSTHEEFKAAVSAAKEAFPSWRNTPITTRQRVMLKLQELIRRDMDKLALNVTTEQGKTLKDAQGDVFRGLEVVEHACGMATLQMGEYVSNVSHGIDTYSIREPLGVCAGICPFNFPAMIPLWMFPMAVTCGNTFVLKPSEKDPGASVMLAELALEAGLPEGVLNIVHGTHDIVNAICDDENIKAISFVGSNVAGMHIYSRAAAKGKRVQSNMGAKNHAIVMPDANVDATLNALVASGFGAAGQRCMALSTVVFVGGSKPWEDKLLERAKALKVNAGTEPDTDLGPVISKQAKERIHRLVQSGVESGARLLLDGRNIVVPGYESGNFIGPTILSDINANMECYKEEIFGPVLLFMEADSLEEAINIINSNKYGNGASIFTTSGVAARKFQTEIEAGQVGINVPIPVPLPFFSFTGNKASFAGDLNFYGKAGVNFYTQIKTITQQWKDSTGGSRINLAMPTSQK, encoded by the exons AGGGTTCCAAATCTTATTGGGGGCAGTTTTGTTGACTCAAAAGCATCAACTGTCATTGATGTTATAAACCCG GCAACCCAAGAAGTTGTTTCACAAGTTCCTTTGTCTACGCATGAAGAGTTTAAGGCAGCTGTATCTGCAGCAAAGGAAGCATTTCCATCATGGCGTAACACTCCAATTACAACACGCCAACGTGTTATGTTGAAGCTTCAAGAGCTTATACGCAGAGATATG GATAAACTTGCTTTGAATGTGACCACTGAACAAGGAAAGACATTGAAAGATGCACAAGGAGATGTATTTCGTGGTTTAG AGGTGGTGGAACATGCTTGTGGAATGGCTACTCTACAAATGGGGGAGTATGTTTCCAATGTATCACATGGAATTGATACTTACAGCATTAGAGAACCACTTGGTGTTTGCGCTGGTATTTGTCCTTTCAACTTTCCTGCAATGATTCCCTTGTGG ATGTTCCCTATGGCTGTTACCTGCGGTAATACCTTTGTTCTAAAACCATCAGAGAAAGACCCAG GTGCTTCTGTAATGCTTGCAGAATTGGCATTGGAGGCTGGTTTGCCTGAGGGTGTCTTAAATATAGTTCATGGAACCCAT GATATTGTGAATGCTATTTGTGATGATGAAAACATCAaagccatatcttttgttggttcaaatgtT GCTGGAATGCACATATATTCAAGAGCAGCAGCTAAAGGGAAACGTGTTCAG TCTAACATGGGAGCCAAAAATCATGCGATTGTCATGCCAGATGCAAATGTTGATGCTACTCTTAATGCTTTAGTTGCTTCTGGTTTTGGTGCTGCTGGACAAAGGTGTATGGCTCTCAGCACAGTTGTTTTTGTTGGTGGCTCAAAACCATG GGAGGATAAACTTTTAGAGCGTGCCAAAGCTCTAAAAGTAAATGCTGGAACTGAACCTGATACAGACCTTGGTCCGGTGATCAGCAAGCAG GCAAAGGAGAGAATACACAGATTAGTTCAATCTGGGGTTGAAAGTGGTGCCAGACTACTGCTTGATGGAAGAAATATAGTG GTCCCaggatatgaatctggcaatttTATTGGTCCAACCATCTTATCAGATATCAATGCCAACATGGAGTGCTACAAG GAGGAAATTTTTGGTCCAGTTCTTCTTTTCATGGAG GCTGATAGCTTGGAAGAAGCCATAAACATTATCAACAGTAACAA GTACGGAAACGGTGCTTCTATATTTACTACATCCGGTGTTGCTGCGAGGAAATTTCAGACTGAGATAGAGGCTGGACAG GTTGGCATCAATGTACCCATTCCAGTTCCTTTGCCCTTCTTCTCATTTACCGGCAACAAGGCATCGTTTGCCGGTGATCTCAACTTCTATG GCAAAGCAGGGGTTAACTTCTATACACAGATCAAGACAATAACACAGCAATGGAAGGATTCAACTGGTGGTAGCAGGATTAACTTGGCAATGCCAACCTCTCAAAAATAA
- the LOC114421362 gene encoding methylmalonate-semialdehyde dehydrogenase [acylating], mitochondrial-like isoform X3 → MLKLQELIRRDMDKLALNVTTEQGKTLKDAQGDVFRGLEVVEHACGMATLQMGEYVSNVSHGIDTYSIREPLGVCAGICPFNFPAMIPLWMFPMAVTCGNTFVLKPSEKDPGASVMLAELALEAGLPEGVLNIVHGTHDIVNAICDDENIKAISFVGSNVAGMHIYSRAAAKGKRVQSNMGAKNHAIVMPDANVDATLNALVASGFGAAGQRCMALSTVVFVGGSKPWEDKLLERAKALKVNAGTEPDTDLGPVISKQAKERIHRLVQSGVESGARLLLDGRNIVVPGYESGNFIGPTILSDINANMECYKEEIFGPVLLFMEADSLEEAINIINSNKYGNGASIFTTSGVAARKFQTEIEAGQVGINVPIPVPLPFFSFTGNKASFAGDLNFYGKAGVNFYTQIKTITQQWKDSTGGSRINLAMPTSQK, encoded by the exons ATGTTGAAGCTTCAAGAGCTTATACGCAGAGATATG GATAAACTTGCTTTGAATGTGACCACTGAACAAGGAAAGACATTGAAAGATGCACAAGGAGATGTATTTCGTGGTTTAG AGGTGGTGGAACATGCTTGTGGAATGGCTACTCTACAAATGGGGGAGTATGTTTCCAATGTATCACATGGAATTGATACTTACAGCATTAGAGAACCACTTGGTGTTTGCGCTGGTATTTGTCCTTTCAACTTTCCTGCAATGATTCCCTTGTGG ATGTTCCCTATGGCTGTTACCTGCGGTAATACCTTTGTTCTAAAACCATCAGAGAAAGACCCAG GTGCTTCTGTAATGCTTGCAGAATTGGCATTGGAGGCTGGTTTGCCTGAGGGTGTCTTAAATATAGTTCATGGAACCCAT GATATTGTGAATGCTATTTGTGATGATGAAAACATCAaagccatatcttttgttggttcaaatgtT GCTGGAATGCACATATATTCAAGAGCAGCAGCTAAAGGGAAACGTGTTCAG TCTAACATGGGAGCCAAAAATCATGCGATTGTCATGCCAGATGCAAATGTTGATGCTACTCTTAATGCTTTAGTTGCTTCTGGTTTTGGTGCTGCTGGACAAAGGTGTATGGCTCTCAGCACAGTTGTTTTTGTTGGTGGCTCAAAACCATG GGAGGATAAACTTTTAGAGCGTGCCAAAGCTCTAAAAGTAAATGCTGGAACTGAACCTGATACAGACCTTGGTCCGGTGATCAGCAAGCAG GCAAAGGAGAGAATACACAGATTAGTTCAATCTGGGGTTGAAAGTGGTGCCAGACTACTGCTTGATGGAAGAAATATAGTG GTCCCaggatatgaatctggcaatttTATTGGTCCAACCATCTTATCAGATATCAATGCCAACATGGAGTGCTACAAG GAGGAAATTTTTGGTCCAGTTCTTCTTTTCATGGAG GCTGATAGCTTGGAAGAAGCCATAAACATTATCAACAGTAACAA GTACGGAAACGGTGCTTCTATATTTACTACATCCGGTGTTGCTGCGAGGAAATTTCAGACTGAGATAGAGGCTGGACAG GTTGGCATCAATGTACCCATTCCAGTTCCTTTGCCCTTCTTCTCATTTACCGGCAACAAGGCATCGTTTGCCGGTGATCTCAACTTCTATG GCAAAGCAGGGGTTAACTTCTATACACAGATCAAGACAATAACACAGCAATGGAAGGATTCAACTGGTGGTAGCAGGATTAACTTGGCAATGCCAACCTCTCAAAAATAA
- the LOC114424274 gene encoding anthocyanidin 3-O-glucosyltransferase 7-like: MDHQNKHVAVFAFPFGSHLMPLLNLVLKLAHSLPNCSFSFIGTDKSNAILFPKPHIPNNIKAYSISDGIPEGHVLGKNPTEKLNLFLQTGPENLHKGIELAEAETKKRVTCIVADAFVTSSLFVAQTLNVPWIALWLPNSCSLSLYFYTELIRQHCANHAGNTTLDFLPGLSKLRVEDMPQDLLDVGEKETVFARELNSLGKVLPQAKVVVMNFFEELEPPLFVQDMRSKLQSLLYVVPLPSTLLPPSDTDSSGCLSWLDTKNSKSVAYVCFGTVVAPPPHELVAVAEALEESGFPFLWSLKEGLIGLLPNGFVERTKKHGKIVSWAPQTQVLAHDSVGVFVTHCGANSVIESVSSGVPMICKPFFGDQVVAARVIEDVWEIGVIMEGKVFTKNGLVKSLDLILVNQEGKKIRDNALKVKKTVEDAGRPEGQAAQDFDTLVEVISRS, from the coding sequence ATGGATCATCAAAACAAACACGTAGCAGTCTTTGCTTTCCCCTTTGGCAGCCACCTTATGCCTCTCTTAAACCTTGTCCTCAAACTAGCTCATTCCCTTCCAAATTGTTCATTCTCATTCATTGGCACAGACAAATCCAATGCAATCCTTTTCCCAAAACCCCACATCCCAAATAACATCAAGGCCTATAGCATAAGCGATGGAATCCCAGAGGGTCACGTCCTAGGCAAAAACCCAACTGAAAAGTTGAATCTTTTTCTCCAAACTGGTCCTGAGAACTTGCACAAAGGTATAGAACTTGCGGAAGCAGAGACAAAGAAGAGAGTCACATGCATCGTTGCAGATGCTTTTGTAACCTCTTCTCTCTTTGTGGCTCAGACCCTCAATGTTCCTTGGATTGCACTTTGGCTTCCCAATTCATGCTCACTCTCTCTATATTTCTACACTGAATTGATACGTCAGCACTGTGCAAACCATGCTGGGAACACAACCTTGGATTTCCTTCCCGGGTTGTCGAAGCTGCGTGTTGAAGACATGCCACAGGATCTGCTCGATGTGGGAGAAAAAGAAACAGTTTTTGCAAGGGAACTAAATTCACTAGGTAAGGTGCTACCTCAAGCTAAGGTAGTAGTTATGAATTTCTTTGAGGAGTTGGAGCCACCTTTGTTTGTACAAGACATGAGATCCAAGTTGCAATCTTTGCTTTATGTTGTTCCACTTCCTTCCACGTTATTGCCACCATCTGACACAGATTCAAGTGGATGCTTGTCATGGTTGGATACGAAGAATTCTAAATCAGTGGCTTATGTTTGCTTTGGGACTGTGGTGGCACCTCCTCCACACGAGCTTGTGGCAGTGGCAGAGGCACTCGAAGAAAGTGGATTTCCATTTCTTTGGTCACTGAAGGAAGGTCTAATTGGTCTTTTGCCAAATGGATTTGTTGAGAGAACCAAAAAGCATGGGAAAATAGTGTCTTGGGCTCCACAGACACAAGTTTTGGCACATGATTCTGTAGGAGTTTTTGTGACTCACTGTGGAGCTAACTCTGTTATTGAGAGTGTTTCCAGTGGTGTTCCTATGATCTGCAAGCCATTCTTTGGGGATCAAGTTGTGGCTGCAAGAGTGATAGAAGATGTTTGGGAGATTGGTGTCATAATGGAAGGTAAGGTGTTCACAAAAAATGGATTGGTGAAAAGCTTGGATTTGATTTTGGTGAATCAAGAGGGGAAGAAGATTAGAGACAATGCTCTTAAGGTGAAGAAGACTGTGGAAGATGCAGGTAGGCCTGAAGGGCAAGCTGCACAGGATTTCGACACTCTGGTGGAAGTAATTTCTagatcttaa